From Rickettsia endosymbiont of Ceutorhynchus obstrictus, a single genomic window includes:
- the mnmE gene encoding tRNA uridine-5-carboxymethylaminomethyl(34) synthesis GTPase MnmE, whose translation METIFAQSSAQGRAGVAVFRISGPKSLDSLKMLTRKKNFKPRFMYYQKLIDPETGELIDNAMVVYFPSPASFTGEETIEIYVHGSKAIAIMLTSVLLNIAGLRIAEAGEFTKRAFLNGKFDLTAAEGIADLIEAETIMQHKQAIRQAGGALEDLYNGWRASLLRIISLLEAYIDFPDENIPNVVLTEVMNISTKLKDELTSYLNDNRRGELLRSGIQLAIVGAPNVGKSSLLNFLMQREIAIVSNIAGTTRDIIEGHLDIGGYPIILQDTAGIRSGSNDLIEQEGIKRAIESAKKADIKIIMFDVEQLILLDSNLNEAITDLIDNNTIIIINKIDLSDLDKVFSIEDKYNCLKVSIKENIGMQEILKNIENIAADIAGLTETPYITKERHRRYLKQALAALTSFNLEKDLVLATEDIRMTIRAISAITGSINIEEILGEIFKNFCIGK comes from the coding sequence GTGGAAACGATTTTTGCTCAAAGTTCGGCTCAAGGTAGAGCCGGGGTAGCAGTTTTTAGAATTTCCGGTCCTAAAAGTTTAGACTCTTTAAAAATGCTAACTAGGAAAAAGAATTTTAAACCGAGATTTATGTATTATCAAAAACTTATCGATCCCGAAACCGGTGAGCTAATCGATAATGCCATGGTAGTATATTTCCCTTCCCCCGCCAGCTTTACCGGCGAAGAGACGATAGAGATTTATGTACACGGTAGCAAAGCAATTGCAATAATGCTTACGAGTGTGCTACTAAATATTGCGGGTCTTAGAATAGCGGAAGCAGGGGAATTTACCAAAAGAGCTTTTTTAAACGGTAAATTTGACTTAACCGCTGCCGAAGGGATTGCCGATTTAATTGAAGCAGAAACTATTATGCAACATAAGCAAGCAATCAGACAGGCAGGAGGAGCGCTTGAAGATTTATATAATGGGTGGCGTGCGAGTCTCTTAAGGATAATCAGTTTACTTGAAGCCTATATAGATTTTCCCGACGAAAATATTCCAAATGTCGTACTTACTGAAGTAATGAATATTAGTACTAAACTCAAAGACGAATTAACAAGTTATCTTAACGATAATCGTCGAGGGGAATTACTCCGAAGCGGTATACAACTAGCAATAGTCGGGGCGCCAAATGTCGGAAAATCTAGTTTGCTAAATTTTTTAATGCAACGAGAAATAGCCATTGTTTCAAATATAGCAGGTACTACGAGGGATATAATTGAAGGTCATTTAGATATCGGCGGCTATCCTATTATTTTACAAGATACCGCCGGTATAAGATCGGGAAGTAATGATTTAATTGAACAAGAAGGCATTAAACGAGCTATAGAATCAGCTAAAAAAGCCGATATTAAAATCATTATGTTTGACGTAGAACAATTAATCTTATTAGATTCAAATTTAAATGAGGCTATTACTGATTTAATTGATAATAATACTATAATAATTATCAATAAAATCGATTTAAGCGACTTGGATAAAGTATTTTCCATTGAAGACAAATATAACTGTTTAAAAGTTTCAATAAAAGAAAATATCGGCATGCAGGAGATACTCAAAAATATTGAAAATATTGCCGCAGATATTGCCGGCTTAACCGAAACACCTTATATAACTAAGGAACGTCATCGTCGTTATTTAAAGCAAGCCCTAGCGGCGTTAACAAGTTTTAATTTGGAGAAAGATTTAGTTCTAGCCACCGAAGATATTAGAATGACAATTAGAGCTATTAGTGCAATTACCGGCTCCATCAATATAGAAGAAATACTAGGTGAAATATTTAAAAATTTTTGTATAGGGAAGTAA
- a CDS encoding helix-turn-helix transcriptional regulator: MSGVKKEYSKGEYSKHLRNFINNTLKEDGLSSYELSRIMGCSETVLGSFLKGGTKTLNSGTVVELAKYKNASLDEVLGRKVKESLQEVKVKNEKDQNIFKKDEQKIPAFLSKLAPEAQQSLMAIREDAKKFKYNSTSNNKEPSGQHRKPFKPTERTR; this comes from the coding sequence ATGAGCGGTGTTAAAAAAGAATATTCAAAAGGTGAGTATAGTAAGCATTTAAGAAATTTTATAAATAATACGTTAAAAGAAGATGGATTAAGCTCATATGAGTTGAGCAGAATTATGGGTTGTAGTGAAACGGTACTTGGAAGTTTTCTAAAAGGCGGTACAAAAACACTTAATAGCGGTACAGTCGTGGAATTAGCAAAATATAAAAATGCTTCTTTAGATGAAGTATTAGGCAGGAAGGTTAAGGAATCGTTACAAGAGGTAAAAGTAAAAAATGAGAAAGATCAGAATATATTTAAAAAGGATGAACAAAAAATACCGGCATTTTTGAGCAAGTTAGCCCCTGAAGCACAACAATCACTTATGGCAATAAGAGAAGACGCAAAAAAATTTAAATATAATAGCACCTCTAATAATAAAGAACCAAGTGGACAACATAGAAAACCGTTTAAACCTACCGAACGCACTCGTTAG
- a CDS encoding aspartate kinase: protein MALIIQKFGGTSVANINRINEIIPIIKSELTQNNQVIVIVSAMAGVTNQLVTLCNEISHLSNANQLAEYDAALCSGEMVTSSLLALRLQEEEINARSVFAWQLPIITDSNYSKALVESISTSLLKECINLNIIPVIAGFQGINYLGRLSTLGRGGSDTSAALIAAAMKADRCDIYTDVEGVFTADPRIVPKAKKLNHLNFEEMLEFASSGAKVLHPRAAEIVKRYQIPMRVLSSFTSKATGTLITSKDKIMENRVITGITSNKNLLKILIENPTISFIKTANMLAASNSHIELMQEIEPKKQYSFITGLTDKNNLQNLLTNLKKNNQIGNFVLDVEIAIVSIIGYGIKNDHSLLETILANLEKDNITIKMVQISEIKISLLINDQDTEKTICNLHNLFEVSSAIS from the coding sequence ATGGCCTTAATAATTCAAAAATTCGGCGGTACTTCCGTCGCCAACATCAATAGAATAAACGAAATTATTCCTATAATTAAATCTGAGCTAACACAAAATAATCAGGTAATAGTGATTGTTTCCGCTATGGCAGGGGTAACAAATCAACTAGTTACCTTGTGTAATGAGATATCACATCTTAGCAATGCAAATCAACTGGCGGAATATGATGCTGCTCTTTGTAGCGGTGAAATGGTTACCTCTTCGTTGCTTGCTTTAAGATTGCAGGAAGAAGAAATAAATGCTAGATCAGTATTCGCTTGGCAATTACCCATCATAACCGATAGTAATTATAGCAAAGCTTTAGTCGAATCAATATCTACATCCTTATTAAAAGAATGTATAAATCTCAACATTATTCCGGTAATTGCCGGTTTTCAAGGAATAAATTACTTGGGTAGGCTATCTACCTTAGGTAGAGGCGGCTCGGATACTAGCGCGGCTTTAATTGCTGCGGCGATGAAAGCCGATAGATGCGATATATATACCGATGTTGAAGGGGTATTTACTGCCGATCCAAGAATTGTTCCCAAGGCAAAAAAATTAAATCATCTGAATTTTGAAGAAATGCTCGAATTTGCCTCAAGCGGGGCAAAGGTGCTTCATCCTAGAGCGGCAGAAATAGTAAAGCGCTATCAAATACCTATGCGTGTTCTTTCTTCTTTCACTTCAAAAGCAACCGGTACATTAATTACTTCAAAGGATAAAATTATGGAAAATAGAGTAATTACCGGTATTACGTCTAATAAAAACTTATTAAAAATATTAATAGAAAATCCGACAATAAGTTTTATCAAAACCGCCAATATGCTTGCCGCAAGCAATAGCCATATCGAATTAATGCAGGAAATTGAACCGAAAAAACAATATAGTTTCATCACCGGTTTAACTGATAAAAATAACTTACAAAATTTGCTCACTAATCTAAAGAAAAATAATCAAATAGGTAATTTTGTTCTTGATGTCGAAATCGCTATAGTGTCAATAATCGGTTACGGCATTAAAAATGATCATAGCTTACTTGAAACTATATTAGCTAATTTAGAAAAAGATAATATAACAATAAAAATGGTGCAAATATCAGAAATTAAAATTTCTCTCTTGATAAACGATCAAGATACCGAAAAAACAATCTGTAATTTACATAATCTCTTTGAAGTATCGTCTGCTATCTCTTAA
- the rpmA gene encoding 50S ribosomal protein L27, with amino-acid sequence MATKKAGGSSRNGRDSAGRRLGAKKADGQYVVPGNIIVRQRGTKIHPGKNVGLGKDHTIFALIEGLVEFVTKKDQKFVNVKEAKVSA; translated from the coding sequence ATGGCAACCAAAAAAGCTGGCGGTAGTTCTAGGAACGGAAGAGATTCAGCCGGACGAAGGCTAGGAGCAAAAAAAGCAGACGGTCAATATGTAGTACCCGGTAATATTATTGTCAGGCAACGCGGTACAAAAATTCATCCCGGAAAAAATGTCGGTCTTGGTAAGGATCACACTATCTTTGCGTTGATAGAAGGCTTGGTTGAATTTGTAACTAAGAAAGATCAAAAATTTGTTAATGTTAAAGAAGCAAAAGTAAGTGCGTAG
- the rplU gene encoding 50S ribosomal protein L21 — protein MFAVIKAGGKQYKVGTNSIIKVEKIEGELGAKISLDQVLMIGENSKPSFIGTPMVKGAVVTAEITNQFKDNKIIVFKKKRRKNYRRKAGHRQELTELKILDITKQ, from the coding sequence ATGTTCGCAGTCATAAAAGCAGGTGGAAAACAATATAAAGTAGGTACAAACAGTATCATCAAAGTAGAAAAGATTGAAGGAGAGCTTGGTGCTAAAATCAGTCTTGATCAAGTTTTGATGATAGGTGAAAACTCGAAACCGTCTTTTATCGGTACTCCAATGGTAAAAGGGGCGGTTGTTACCGCTGAGATTACCAATCAATTTAAAGATAATAAAATTATCGTCTTTAAGAAAAAGCGTAGGAAAAATTATCGTCGTAAAGCCGGTCACAGACAGGAATTAACAGAGTTAAAAATATTAGATATTACTAAACAATAA
- the lgt gene encoding prolipoprotein diacylglyceryl transferase yields the protein MVFPNIDPIIFSIGPLAVSWYSLSYVTGILLGWRYASKIIEKFNLSITKKNLEDFISWAIIGIIVGGRIGYVLLYNPYKYLTNPIEILKTYEGGMSFHGGLIGLIISAYFFCKKHNINLLSLADIISSAAPIGLFFGRIANFINGELYGRVTSSSFGMIFPNSDLRPRHPSQLYEAFFEGLVLFLILACLVFKYQTIKRSGLTFGIYLVFYSIFRIIIETFREPDIQIGFIFDTLTMGQILSLPMLLLGIYLVKLKGCRTVA from the coding sequence ATGGTTTTCCCGAATATTGACCCTATTATTTTTTCTATAGGACCGCTTGCCGTTTCTTGGTATTCACTTTCTTACGTTACGGGTATTTTGCTCGGTTGGCGGTATGCGAGTAAAATTATAGAAAAATTTAACCTTTCAATTACCAAAAAGAATTTGGAGGATTTTATTAGCTGGGCTATTATCGGAATAATAGTCGGCGGCAGAATAGGCTATGTTTTATTATATAACCCTTACAAATATTTAACAAACCCGATTGAAATTTTAAAAACCTATGAAGGCGGAATGTCCTTTCACGGCGGTCTTATCGGTCTTATAATTTCTGCTTATTTTTTCTGTAAAAAGCATAATATTAACCTTTTAAGCCTTGCAGATATTATATCAAGCGCTGCGCCGATCGGTTTATTTTTCGGTAGAATTGCCAATTTTATTAACGGTGAATTATACGGTCGAGTAACTAGCTCTTCTTTCGGGATGATTTTCCCGAATAGTGATTTACGACCACGTCACCCTAGCCAATTGTACGAAGCATTTTTTGAAGGTTTAGTATTATTCCTTATTTTAGCATGCTTAGTATTTAAATATCAAACTATTAAACGATCCGGTTTAACTTTTGGAATATATTTGGTATTTTACTCTATTTTCCGAATAATTATCGAAACTTTTCGAGAACCCGATATACAAATCGGCTTTATTTTTGATACCCTAACTATGGGTCAGATTTTATCACTGCCTATGTTGTTATTGGGTATATATTTGGTTAAATTGAAGGGCTGTCGTACCGTAGCTTGA
- a CDS encoding mechanosensitive ion channel domain-containing protein, producing MQYLIDLYNRLSAEIIMLIIMLLSLIPLVLFIQKLVFAPIKNYMAKHHYDDYEKILRKYSIFRYLLHSLLGIYFIFWGNIFKPSSFGSHVLINIKDTVVILYTSISLTMLLLSITDAAADLYQHKIKAVSKNAPLSLYFQILKIMVIAIAIIVTISYLLNISLRTFLTSLGAAAALLTFVFKDTVLGLLASLQLTSQGIIHIGDWIRVGDIEGTVEKITISVVSIRNFDQSISTIPTYNIVNTNVTNYRGISEAGARRVQRVLNINMTTINFCDATFLKELKKSLYLSKNVINNINFDNENKDLTNLKLFKLYIQEYLKNNPAVYQEGFTFLVRQLAPTINGLPIEIYIFVKEVGMVGYENIQGDIFEHLISILPEFKLTIFQNIGIVQNVI from the coding sequence ATGCAATATCTAATAGATTTATATAATAGACTTAGTGCTGAAATTATAATGCTGATCATTATGTTATTGTCTCTTATTCCCTTAGTTTTATTTATTCAAAAACTGGTTTTTGCACCTATTAAAAATTACATGGCTAAGCATCATTATGATGATTATGAAAAAATATTAAGAAAATATTCCATATTTCGCTATTTATTACATAGTTTACTTGGAATTTATTTTATATTTTGGGGTAATATTTTCAAGCCGAGTTCCTTTGGTTCGCACGTATTAATTAATATTAAAGATACCGTAGTAATCTTATATACTAGTATATCTTTAACGATGTTACTATTATCTATTACCGATGCTGCTGCCGATCTTTATCAACATAAAATTAAAGCTGTTTCTAAAAACGCTCCGCTTAGCTTATATTTCCAAATATTAAAAATTATGGTAATAGCTATAGCGATTATCGTAACTATTTCTTATCTTTTAAATATTTCTCTGAGGACGTTTTTAACAAGCTTAGGCGCAGCGGCGGCTTTATTAACATTTGTCTTTAAAGATACCGTTTTAGGATTACTCGCTAGCCTGCAACTGACTAGTCAAGGTATAATTCATATCGGTGATTGGATACGTGTCGGTGATATTGAAGGGACTGTTGAGAAAATTACTATTTCCGTGGTAAGTATCAGGAATTTCGACCAATCTATCTCGACGATTCCCACTTATAATATTGTAAATACCAATGTGACGAATTACCGCGGAATCAGTGAAGCGGGGGCCAGAAGGGTTCAAAGAGTTCTTAATATTAATATGACAACTATTAATTTTTGTGATGCTACTTTTTTAAAAGAATTAAAAAAATCGCTGTATCTTTCAAAAAATGTAATTAATAATATTAATTTTGATAATGAAAATAAAGACTTAACTAATCTCAAACTATTTAAATTATACATACAAGAATATTTGAAAAATAACCCTGCCGTATATCAAGAAGGTTTTACTTTTTTAGTAAGACAGCTTGCTCCGACAATTAACGGTTTACCGATAGAGATATATATTTTCGTTAAAGAGGTCGGTATGGTCGGGTATGAAAATATACAGGGCGATATTTTTGAACATTTAATTTCTATATTACCGGAATTTAAATTAACAATATTCCAAAATATAGGTATTGTACAAAATGTGATTTAG
- the yidC gene encoding membrane protein insertase YidC, with amino-acid sequence MNHNIINLIAAVVLSLSIIFGWQYFYTAPQAKKLRQQEAYTKKVENLKKQQVSLIKSESKTEEVNLDQRIKIESSSLNGSISLKGLRFDDLILRKYKQDLSKDSPEVVLFSPANTENAYFVEMGWVSNLSTVDLPNSETIWRSDSNLLTPTNPINLFWVNEDDVKFLVTISLDDNYLFNIEQTIVNNSDKDIPVQSYGLINRKYISSEKAVNILHQGPIGCINGNLEEYSYDTIKDKKSEKFATSIVDWIGITDKYWLASLIPDKINQYSSNFNYAAKQGVERFQVDFISSMQIIKPGQNFTISQKLFAGAKKVDLLDKYEKQYNIKLFDRAIDFGWFYIITKPVFYAMNFFYRYVGNFGISILIVTVLIKLLMFTLANKSYRSMKKMKNLQPEIERIKGLYSEDKVRLNQEIMTLYKKEKVNPVAGCLPILVQIPVFFSIYKVLYVTIEMRHAPFYGWIKDLSAPDPTTIFNLFGLIPFSPPSFLMIGAWPILMAITMFLQQRMSPEPADPVQAQVMKFMPLIFLVMFSSFPAGLLIYWSWNNILSIIQQYYINRLDK; translated from the coding sequence ATGAATCATAATATAATTAATCTTATAGCGGCAGTTGTATTGTCCTTAAGTATTATTTTCGGCTGGCAGTATTTTTATACGGCACCACAAGCAAAAAAGCTTCGACAACAAGAGGCTTATACCAAAAAAGTAGAGAATTTAAAGAAACAACAGGTAAGCTTGATAAAGTCGGAGTCTAAAACTGAAGAGGTAAATCTAGACCAGCGTATTAAAATAGAATCAAGTTCGCTTAACGGCTCTATTTCCTTAAAAGGGCTGCGGTTTGATGATTTAATTTTGCGTAAATATAAGCAAGATTTATCAAAAGATAGCCCCGAAGTAGTGCTATTTTCGCCTGCTAACACGGAAAATGCTTATTTTGTTGAAATGGGTTGGGTGAGTAACTTATCAACCGTAGATTTGCCGAATAGCGAAACTATTTGGCGTAGCGATAGTAATCTACTTACTCCGACAAATCCGATTAATTTATTTTGGGTAAATGAGGATGATGTTAAATTTTTAGTTACTATTAGCTTAGATGATAATTATTTATTTAATATAGAACAAACTATAGTTAATAACAGTGACAAGGATATTCCCGTTCAATCTTACGGTTTAATTAACCGTAAATATATTTCGTCCGAAAAAGCCGTTAATATATTACATCAAGGTCCGATCGGTTGTATTAATGGAAATCTTGAAGAATATTCTTACGATACTATTAAAGATAAGAAGAGCGAAAAATTTGCTACCTCGATTGTTGATTGGATAGGTATTACCGATAAATATTGGCTTGCTTCTTTAATTCCGGATAAAATAAATCAATATAGTTCTAACTTTAATTATGCTGCCAAGCAAGGAGTGGAGAGATTCCAGGTAGACTTTATTTCATCCATGCAAATTATAAAGCCCGGACAAAATTTTACTATTTCTCAAAAACTTTTTGCCGGTGCAAAAAAAGTTGATTTACTTGATAAATATGAAAAGCAATATAACATCAAACTTTTTGATAGAGCTATTGATTTCGGTTGGTTTTATATTATCACTAAGCCGGTTTTCTATGCGATGAATTTTTTCTACCGTTATGTAGGTAATTTCGGTATTAGTATATTAATCGTGACGGTGCTTATTAAGCTGTTAATGTTTACTTTGGCTAATAAATCATATCGTTCAATGAAGAAAATGAAGAATTTACAGCCGGAGATTGAACGTATAAAAGGCTTATATAGTGAGGATAAAGTCCGCTTAAATCAAGAAATTATGACTCTATATAAAAAAGAAAAAGTAAATCCGGTAGCCGGGTGTTTACCGATACTTGTTCAAATTCCGGTATTTTTCTCGATATATAAAGTATTATATGTAACTATTGAGATGCGTCATGCACCGTTTTACGGTTGGATTAAGGATTTATCGGCACCTGATCCTACCACGATTTTTAATTTATTCGGTTTAATACCGTTTTCCCCCCCTAGCTTCCTAATGATTGGAGCGTGGCCTATTTTGATGGCTATAACTATGTTCTTGCAGCAAAGAATGAGTCCTGAGCCGGCTGATCCCGTTCAAGCTCAAGTAATGAAGTTTATGCCGTTAATCTTTCTAGTAATGTTTAGCAGTTTTCCGGCAGGACTATTAATTTATTGGTCTTGGAATAATATTTTATCTATAATTCAGCAATATTATATTAATAGGCTGGATAAGTAG
- the pgsA gene encoding CDP-diacylglycerol--glycerol-3-phosphate 3-phosphatidyltransferase yields MKIDKNLPNYLTIARIIVIPVIVMTFYLDHPFAHRLGAVLFILASITDFFDGYIARKFNLVSNFGRMFDPVADKILVGCVIIMLLKKDMVGEIPCLLILAREFLVSGLREFLALVKVSVPVSRLAKVKTFLQMFALSILILGSKGSGIAYLDLFGEIILWIAAFLTIITGYSYFKACSKYF; encoded by the coding sequence ATGAAAATTGATAAAAATTTACCGAATTATCTGACGATAGCTAGAATTATCGTCATTCCGGTTATTGTAATGACTTTTTATCTAGATCATCCCTTTGCTCATAGGCTTGGGGCAGTATTATTTATTTTAGCCAGTATTACCGATTTTTTTGACGGGTATATAGCAAGAAAATTTAATTTAGTTTCAAATTTCGGTAGGATGTTCGATCCTGTAGCAGACAAAATATTAGTCGGCTGCGTTATTATAATGTTATTAAAAAAAGATATGGTAGGAGAAATACCTTGCTTACTAATTTTAGCTAGGGAATTCTTAGTTAGCGGTTTACGGGAGTTTTTAGCCTTAGTTAAAGTAAGCGTTCCGGTATCAAGGCTTGCTAAGGTGAAAACATTTTTGCAGATGTTTGCTTTGTCGATATTAATACTGGGGTCAAAAGGTTCCGGTATTGCTTATTTGGATTTATTCGGAGAAATAATTTTATGGATTGCTGCTTTTTTAACAATTATAACCGGTTATTCTTATTTTAAGGCGTGTAGTAAATATTTTTAA
- a CDS encoding carbonic anhydrase gives MLYIKYIILGLIMLSNFNLYADSNSKDALAGKKVLKVKVSNEHLRILNTASTLLISCVDFRLRDETVDFMNELNLLDDYDEVSLPGSSLALVNNQYPYWGKTIEDVIEILQKLHNIKQIIFLDHRECGAYKLLVGEEYLETPEKETAAHAEILNKAREIINEKFPHLKVYTFLMGLDGVVEQIYEDNKK, from the coding sequence ATGCTGTATATAAAATATATAATTTTAGGGTTAATTATGTTATCTAATTTCAATCTTTATGCCGATAGTAATAGTAAAGATGCTCTTGCCGGCAAAAAAGTTTTAAAAGTAAAAGTAAGTAACGAACATCTTCGTATTCTTAATACAGCTTCTACTCTGCTTATTTCTTGTGTTGACTTTCGTTTGAGAGATGAAACCGTTGATTTTATGAACGAATTAAATTTGCTAGATGACTATGATGAAGTATCGCTTCCGGGTTCCTCCCTTGCTTTAGTCAATAATCAATATCCTTATTGGGGTAAAACAATTGAAGATGTTATTGAGATTTTACAAAAACTACATAATATTAAACAAATTATTTTTCTTGATCACCGTGAATGCGGAGCTTATAAGCTTCTTGTCGGTGAAGAATATCTTGAAACCCCTGAAAAAGAAACAGCGGCACATGCAGAAATTTTAAATAAGGCAAGAGAAATAATTAACGAAAAATTTCCTCACCTTAAAGTTTATACATTTTTAATGGGGCTTGACGGGGTAGTAGAGCAGATTTACGAAGATAATAAGAAGTGA
- the trmB gene encoding bifunctional peptide chain release factor N(5)-glutamine methyltransferase PrmC/tRNA (guanosine(46)-N7)-methyltransferase TrmB gives MQCSIKQVLSAAADKLNKIGINSPQLEARILLQYVTNKSLQYLLINLDEQLNKTEIEAFEEVLARRLKHEPIAYITGVKEFYSHEFIVNKHVLIPRADTELLVDSVMSSFQCHSRENGNDIKEEFNNEQTKILELGIGSGCISVSLLLAIPNSTIIATDISKEAIEVAKNNASKHKVSDRIKIIHSDWFENIGEEKFDFIVSNPPYISPAETANMAVETINYEPHLALFAEQEGLQAYYIIAQKTKRFLKPSGKLIIEIGYLQAEKVSKIFNDYGYIIDHIYKDLQGHPRVLVISYAGLNRSYARRIGKSLSSLQQNLLKTELPNYLFSNEKIKFEKRKIFLEIGFGMGEHFIHQAKNNPEALFIGAEVYLNGVANVLKLALEQNVTNFLLWSNNLDLILYELPNKILDGIYILFPDPWPKNKQKKKRILNPERLNILQNKLKTNGNLIFASDIQDYFNEVLKLIQQNPNFQIADNDDYYQPHDNYIITKYHQKAINEDRAAKFIRAIVK, from the coding sequence ATGCAATGTTCTATAAAGCAAGTTTTAAGTGCCGCAGCAGATAAATTAAATAAAATAGGTATCAATTCGCCGCAATTAGAAGCACGAATTTTATTACAGTATGTTACAAATAAATCCCTCCAATATTTGCTTATTAATCTTGATGAGCAGTTAAACAAAACAGAGATAGAAGCTTTTGAAGAAGTTTTAGCAAGAAGATTAAAGCACGAACCGATAGCATATATTACCGGCGTTAAAGAATTTTACTCGCATGAATTTATCGTTAATAAGCATGTATTAATCCCACGTGCGGATACGGAGTTATTAGTTGATAGTGTAATGAGTAGTTTTCAATGTCATTCCCGCGAAAACGGGAATGACATAAAAGAAGAATTCAATAATGAACAAACAAAAATCCTAGAGCTCGGCATCGGTAGCGGCTGCATTTCTGTAAGTTTGCTGCTTGCTATTCCTAATTCTACGATTATCGCAACCGACATAAGTAAAGAGGCGATAGAGGTTGCAAAAAATAACGCTTCAAAACATAAGGTAAGCGACCGAATAAAAATAATTCATAGCGATTGGTTTGAAAATATAGGGGAAGAAAAATTTGACTTTATCGTTAGTAATCCGCCTTATATTTCACCGGCAGAAACTGCAAATATGGCAGTCGAGACAATTAATTACGAACCGCATCTTGCTTTATTTGCCGAGCAAGAAGGGCTACAAGCTTATTATATAATTGCGCAGAAGACCAAAAGATTTTTAAAACCGAGCGGTAAGTTAATAATAGAAATCGGCTATCTGCAAGCGGAAAAGGTAAGCAAAATCTTTAATGATTACGGTTATATTATTGATCATATTTATAAGGATCTACAAGGTCATCCGCGCGTACTCGTAATATCATATGCCGGTTTAAATCGGTCATATGCGAGGCGAATCGGCAAAAGCCTGTCATCTTTACAACAAAATTTACTAAAAACCGAATTACCGAATTATCTATTTTCTAACGAAAAAATAAAATTCGAGAAACGTAAAATATTTTTAGAGATCGGCTTTGGTATGGGCGAGCATTTTATCCATCAAGCTAAAAATAATCCGGAAGCGCTTTTTATCGGTGCGGAGGTATATTTAAACGGCGTAGCAAATGTTTTAAAGCTAGCACTCGAACAAAATGTGACAAATTTTTTACTGTGGTCTAATAATTTAGATTTAATATTATATGAACTACCGAATAAAATACTAGATGGGATTTATATTTTATTTCCCGATCCTTGGCCGAAAAACAAACAAAAAAAGAAACGTATTTTGAATCCGGAGCGATTAAATATTTTACAAAATAAATTAAAAACTAACGGCAATCTAATATTTGCTTCGGATATTCAAGATTATTTTAATGAGGTGCTTAAGCTAATTCAACAAAATCCTAATTTTCAAATTGCAGATAATGACGATTATTATCAACCTCACGATAATTATATAATTACCAAATATCACCAAAAAGCTATTAATGAAGATAGAGCCGCAAAATTTATAAGAGCTATAGTCAAATGA